Proteins co-encoded in one Nicotiana sylvestris chromosome 7, ASM39365v2, whole genome shotgun sequence genomic window:
- the LOC138873774 gene encoding uncharacterized protein has protein sequence MDPKLEDPGAFTTLCTIGSSEFAKALCHIGASINLMPYLVFKTLGMGQPRPTSKRLKMVDLTMKRPLGVIEDVLIRVDTLILLTDFVILDCEADYEVLIILGRPFLATGKTLCDVEAGELTFRVGDEKMVFHVCKSMRQPNSNEVCSFVDLVTDVIVDETNATINVGDILDVVLLKFDDDEMDGFMECVNSL, from the coding sequence ATGGATCCTAAGTTGgaggatcccggtgctttcacgaCTCTTTGTACAATTGGAAGTTCCGagtttgctaaagctctttgtcATATTGGGGCAAGTAttaatttgatgccctatttggttttcaagactttgggaatggggcaaccaagacccacctcTAAGAGATTGAAAATGGTTGATCTTACTATGAAGAGACCCTTAGGAGTGATTGAAGATGTTTTGATTCGTGTTGATACACTCATTCTTCTAACTGATTTTGTCATTCTAGATTGTGAAGCTGATTATGAGGTGCTGATTattcttgggagacctttccttgctacggggaagacTCTTTGTGATGTTGAAGCTGGAGAACTTACCTTCCGGGTTGGTGATGAAAAAATGGTATTCCATGTGTGTAAGTCCATGCggcaaccaaatagcaatgaggtgtgctcttttgtggatttggtgaccgatgttattgttgatgaaaCAAATGCTACAATCAATGTTGGTGATATTTTGGATGTTGTATTGCTCAAATTTGATGATGACGAGATGGATGGCTTCATGGAATGTGTGAATTCTTTGTaa